A genomic segment from bacterium encodes:
- a CDS encoding ribonuclease HII, with protein MENPLFYERGLWRRGVRLVAGLDEAGRGPLAGPVVAAAVVLREDVDLPGVTDSKLLTRDEREACFVRILDGATFVTVAAESHATIDRINILAASLRAMSRCLRMLPEPAHHALVDGNQRVPTLVPQTTLVEGDRRSLSIGAASIVAKVVRDRVMLAMHAKWPHYGFRTNMGYGTPEHLAALARHGPCRIHRRSFRPVPAERD; from the coding sequence ATCGAAAACCCGCTGTTTTACGAGCGCGGGCTCTGGCGGCGAGGCGTGCGCCTTGTCGCGGGCCTGGACGAGGCGGGGCGCGGGCCGCTGGCGGGCCCGGTCGTCGCCGCGGCGGTCGTGCTTCGCGAGGACGTGGACCTGCCGGGCGTGACCGACTCGAAGCTGCTGACGCGCGACGAGCGCGAGGCGTGCTTCGTGCGTATTCTGGATGGGGCGACCTTTGTAACGGTGGCGGCCGAATCGCACGCGACGATCGACCGCATCAATATCCTCGCCGCTTCGCTTCGGGCGATGAGCCGGTGCCTCCGGATGTTGCCCGAACCGGCGCACCACGCGCTCGTCGACGGCAATCAGCGCGTGCCGACGCTGGTGCCGCAGACGACGCTTGTCGAGGGCGACCGGCGTTCGCTGTCCATCGGCGCGGCGAGCATTGTGGCCAAGGTGGTGCGCGACCGCGTCATGCTCGCCATGCACGCCAAATGGCCGCATTACGGTTTTCGGACGAACATGGGGTATGGAACGCCAGAGCATCTCGCGGCGCTGGCGCGCCACGGTCCCTGCCGCATCCACCGCCGCTCGTTTCGGCCCGTGCCCGCGGAGCGCGATTGA
- a CDS encoding YraN family protein has product MKFPWSRKTARADPRRRLGDAAERLATRHLEDLGYRILARNVVFDIGEIDIVAEHDGCVVVVEVKSAKESPGFSPADRVNAKKRKKLLSLARRFAATHRLTGSAFRFDIVSVVYPTAGEPRIDVYPRAFDAAGRPA; this is encoded by the coding sequence TTGAAATTCCCCTGGTCGCGGAAGACGGCGCGCGCCGATCCGCGCCGCCGGCTCGGCGACGCGGCCGAACGCCTGGCCACGCGGCACCTGGAGGACCTCGGCTACCGCATCCTCGCGCGCAATGTCGTGTTCGATATCGGCGAAATCGACATCGTCGCCGAGCACGACGGGTGCGTTGTCGTGGTGGAAGTCAAAAGCGCGAAGGAGTCGCCCGGCTTTTCGCCCGCCGACCGCGTCAACGCGAAAAAACGCAAAAAGCTGCTTTCGCTTGCGCGTCGCTTTGCCGCGACGCATCGGCTGACCGGCAGCGCCTTTCGATTCGACATCGTGTCGGTCGTCTATCCGACCGCCGGGGAGCCGCGCATCGACGTGTACCCCCGTGCGTTCGATGCAGCGGGCCGCCCGGCCTGA
- a CDS encoding HAMP domain-containing histidine kinase: MPPFRSRLPSFGIFRRIRQRLIVTYVLLTVLMVSVIGTLFYYIARDALDEEMGRRLVMVAQIGAARLDAEAVASLRPSDEESEAYKRVVQTLKSLLDLGAASRIYIIGPDNRSLADTDPSVRIGTEYYRFAAQSFEIDTAASGIPVDSAVFRGRDGAWYKSAFAPIRRGGEVAGVVGVDADVTFFAVLRRITRNLFIFASFAVAMIVLVSLLLAIGFERPIQRLVHAAQRLAEGDLHAKIEPTSRDEIGFLATSLETARQRIVERDRNLQMLQRGIAHEVRNPLGGMRLFCDILSDELAGDEEKRAHVDKIRREISGLERVVNEFLDFTRELPLDPVPVVVGEFLTDLLDRYRGAEATGVKLAVEIDESVRRAVFDPALVRRALFNLINNAIQAMAGGGRLTIRARRDGPAIAIDVADNGAGIKPEVMEHLFTPFYTTKDKGTGLGMPFTRKIVERHGGTMHVESEAGRGTTVTIRLPQER, translated from the coding sequence ATGCCTCCATTTCGTTCGCGCCTGCCGTCGTTTGGCATTTTCCGGCGCATCCGGCAGCGCCTGATCGTGACCTACGTGCTTTTGACCGTTCTCATGGTTTCGGTGATCGGCACGCTTTTTTACTACATCGCCCGCGACGCGCTGGACGAGGAAATGGGACGGCGCCTGGTGATGGTCGCGCAGATCGGCGCCGCGCGCCTTGACGCGGAGGCGGTGGCGTCGCTGCGCCCGTCGGACGAGGAGAGCGAGGCGTACAAGCGCGTCGTGCAGACGCTGAAATCGCTTTTGGATCTTGGCGCGGCGAGCCGCATCTACATCATCGGGCCCGACAACCGGAGCCTGGCGGATACCGATCCGTCGGTGCGCATCGGCACGGAGTATTACCGCTTTGCCGCGCAGTCGTTCGAGATCGACACCGCGGCGTCGGGCATTCCGGTCGATTCGGCCGTGTTCCGGGGGCGCGACGGCGCCTGGTACAAGTCCGCGTTCGCGCCGATCCGCCGCGGCGGCGAGGTCGCCGGCGTCGTGGGCGTGGACGCGGACGTGACGTTTTTCGCGGTGTTGCGCCGCATCACGCGAAACCTTTTCATCTTCGCGTCGTTCGCCGTCGCGATGATCGTGTTGGTGAGCCTGCTTCTGGCCATCGGGTTCGAGCGACCGATCCAACGGCTCGTGCACGCGGCGCAGCGCCTTGCCGAGGGGGATCTGCACGCGAAAATCGAGCCGACGAGCAGGGATGAGATCGGCTTTCTGGCGACGTCGCTTGAGACGGCGCGGCAGCGCATCGTGGAACGCGACCGCAACCTGCAGATGCTGCAGCGCGGCATCGCGCACGAGGTTCGCAATCCCCTTGGCGGTATGCGGCTATTCTGCGATATTCTCTCGGACGAATTGGCGGGCGACGAGGAAAAGCGGGCGCACGTCGACAAGATCCGCCGCGAAATCAGCGGGCTCGAGCGCGTCGTCAACGAGTTTCTCGATTTCACGCGCGAGTTGCCGCTTGATCCGGTGCCGGTCGTGGTGGGCGAGTTTCTGACCGACCTTCTCGACCGCTACCGCGGCGCCGAGGCGACCGGCGTCAAGCTGGCCGTGGAAATCGACGAGAGCGTCCGGCGCGCCGTCTTTGACCCCGCGCTGGTGCGCCGGGCGCTGTTCAACCTGATCAACAACGCCATTCAGGCGATGGCGGGCGGCGGACGGCTGACGATCCGCGCGCGGCGCGACGGACCGGCGATCGCGATCGACGTCGCCGACAACGGCGCGGGGATCAAACCCGAGGTGATGGAACACCTGTTCACGCCCTTTTACACGACCAAGGACAAGGGCACCGGGCTCGGCATGCCCTTCACGAGGAAGATTGTGGAACGTCACGGTGGAACGATGCACGTGGAAAGCGAAGCGGGACGCGGCACGACCGTGACCATCCGGCTTCCGCAGGAGCGATAG
- a CDS encoding sigma-54 dependent transcriptional regulator has product MARVLVVDDNTTMREGMEAVIARMGHQVVGAAGGRQAVGLAEKTNFDVVLTDLKMEEMDGIEVTRRIKEMNPDTIVIVITAYGTIEVAVDAIKSGAFDFVQKPFASDVLRLKVTQALDWADLARANEILEQQNRYLRTAESAGYAMDQMIGESPLLADIQKTVEKVARGDSTVYIHGESGVGKELIARAIHEKSPRHDKPFIKVNCSALAEGVMESELFGHERGSFTGAVKRKVGRFELADGGTLFLDEIGDISPAMQLKLLRVLQEREFERVGGQQTLQVDVRIICATNKDLKEEVARGAFREDLFYRLHIIPIYVPPLRERREDVGLLVHHFLKKLGPRTRKKIANIDEPAMKALAEYSWPGNIRELENVIEQTMVLCEGQVIHRDDLPSFVTRDEGVHAYRSFLGERPLNEILEDIERGLIKEAYEKSGKVKTETAKLLGVKTSALYYKLEKYGLL; this is encoded by the coding sequence ATGGCGCGCGTACTTGTTGTCGATGACAACACCACGATGCGGGAAGGCATGGAGGCCGTCATCGCCCGCATGGGGCATCAGGTCGTCGGCGCGGCCGGCGGACGGCAGGCGGTTGGACTTGCCGAAAAGACCAACTTCGACGTCGTCCTGACGGATCTCAAGATGGAGGAGATGGACGGCATCGAGGTCACGCGCCGCATCAAGGAGATGAACCCCGACACGATCGTCATCGTCATCACCGCTTACGGCACGATCGAGGTGGCGGTCGACGCGATCAAGAGCGGCGCGTTCGATTTCGTGCAAAAGCCGTTTGCCTCCGACGTCTTGCGCCTGAAGGTGACGCAGGCCCTGGACTGGGCGGACCTCGCCCGCGCCAACGAGATTCTCGAGCAGCAGAATCGCTATCTGCGCACGGCGGAGTCCGCCGGCTACGCGATGGACCAGATGATCGGCGAATCGCCCCTTCTGGCCGATATCCAGAAAACCGTGGAGAAGGTGGCCCGCGGCGATTCCACCGTGTACATCCATGGTGAGTCGGGCGTCGGCAAGGAGCTGATCGCGCGGGCGATCCACGAAAAGAGCCCGCGCCATGACAAACCGTTCATCAAGGTGAACTGCTCGGCGCTTGCCGAGGGCGTGATGGAGTCGGAGCTGTTCGGGCACGAGCGCGGCAGCTTCACGGGCGCGGTCAAGCGCAAGGTCGGCCGATTCGAACTGGCCGACGGCGGCACGCTGTTCCTGGACGAGATCGGCGACATCAGCCCGGCGATGCAGCTCAAGCTCCTTCGCGTCTTGCAGGAACGCGAGTTCGAGCGCGTGGGCGGCCAGCAGACGTTGCAGGTGGACGTGCGCATCATCTGCGCGACGAACAAGGACCTGAAGGAAGAGGTGGCTCGCGGCGCGTTCCGCGAGGATCTGTTCTATCGCCTGCACATCATTCCGATCTACGTGCCGCCGCTGCGCGAACGGCGCGAGGACGTCGGCCTTCTGGTGCACCACTTCCTGAAAAAGCTCGGGCCGCGCACGCGCAAGAAGATCGCGAACATCGACGAGCCCGCGATGAAGGCGCTTGCGGAATATTCCTGGCCGGGCAACATCCGCGAGCTCGAAAACGTCATCGAGCAGACGATGGTGCTGTGCGAGGGGCAGGTCATCCACCGCGACGACCTGCCGTCGTTTGTCACCCGGGACGAGGGCGTGCACGCTTATCGGTCCTTCCTTGGCGAGCGGCCGCTCAACGAGATTCTCGAGGATATCGAGCGAGGCCTCATCAAGGAGGCGTACGAGAAATCCGGCAAGGTGAAGACGGAAACGGCAAAGCTCCTTGGCGTCAAAACCAGCGCTCTCTACTACAAGCTCGAGAAGTACGGGCTTCTTTGA